The following coding sequences lie in one Indicator indicator isolate 239-I01 unplaced genomic scaffold, UM_Iind_1.1 iindUn_scaffold_119, whole genome shotgun sequence genomic window:
- the KPNB1 gene encoding importin subunit beta-1 produces NVLRKVQHQDALQISDVVMASLLRMFQSTAGSGVVQEDALMAVGTLVEVLGGEFLKYMDAFKPFLGIGLKNYAEYQVCLATVGLVGDLCRALQSNILPFCDEVMQLLLENLGNENVHRSVKPQILSVFGDIALAIGGEFKKYLDVVLNTLQQASQAQVDKSDYDMVDYLNELREGCLEAYTGIIQGLKGDQENVHPDVMLVQPRVEFILSYIDHIAGDEDHTDGVVACAAGLIGDLCTAFGKDVLKLVEARPMIHELLTEGRRSKTNKTKTLATWATKELRKLKNQA; encoded by the exons aaCGTCCTGAGGAAGGTCCAGCACCAGGATGCTTTGCAGATCTCTGACGTGGTGATGGCTTCCCTGCTGAGAATgttccagagcacagcaggctcAGGGGTGGTGCAGGAGGATGCCCTGATGGCTGTGGGCACCCTGGTAGAag TCTTGGGTGGAGAGTTCCTGAAGTACATGGAtgccttcaaaccattccttggCATTGGGCTGAAGAACTATGCTGAGTACCAG GTTTGTCTGGCCACAGTGGGCCTGGTTGGGGACTTGTGCAGGGCCCTGCAGTCCAACATCCTGCCTTTCTGTGATGAGGTGatgcagctgctcctggagaaCCTGGGG AATGAAAACGTCCATAGGTCTGTGAAGCCTCAGATCCTCTCTGTCTTTGGTGACATTGCCCTTGCCATTGGAGGGGAGTTCAAGAAGTACCTGGATGTTGTCCTCAacaccctgcagcaggcttCCCAAGCCCAGGTTGATAAG TCTGACTATGACATGGTGGACTACCTGAATGAGCTGAGGGAGGGCTGCCTGGAAGCTTACACTGGCATCATCCAGGGCCTGAAGGGAGACCAAGAAAATGTTCATC CTGATGTGATGCTGGTGCAGCCCAGAGTAGAATTTATTCTGTCTTACATTGACCACATTGCTGGAGATGAGGATCACACTGACGGGGTGGTGGCCTGTGCTGCTGGACTCATAGG ggacTTGTGTACAGCCTTTGGGAAAGATGTCCTGAAATTAGTAGAAGCTAGACCCATGATCCATGAACTGCTAACTGAAGGCAGGAGATCCAAGACGAACAAAACGAAGACCCTCGCGACCTGGGCGACGAaagagctgaggaagctgaagaACCAAGCTTG A
- the TBKBP1 gene encoding TANK-binding kinase 1-binding protein 1 gives MDSMFEDDISILTQEALGPDEDWLDSPNTDLSGEMCSASHFALITAYDDIKNRLAGLERENSTLKRRLKMYEGKYPLLGEFGEEHIFSLYGAKETSLLKSEKASLQQQLNQFQHELQKSKEREEQLEEMIQAYEKLCVEKADLETELGEMRALVETHLSRIRSLEQQLRQRDGATFPGLGTPLPGQEVPFLTLHPNPSLTHACQAGGWVLSCAVPAVLERAGGWQSRGLEAELEAARQEAQRAQHREEHLKAECERLQAELKHLQDTRQQVWGREQSERDMAWVKKVGDDQVNLALAYTELTEELCRLRNLSSLQSQILRALLQEKSLNGGQRHSPLSQSQQRRSPGPQCPSPAPPGRSPAPQCQSPALQRRSPGPPSQSPAQQRRSPAPGPCQSPAQQRRSPVPPSSNQSPAQQRRSPVPPPPPCPSPASASPHRLPAERMELGYAKPSSRHIKAGFQGRRSYSEVTNVALYQQNRSLWLQPEASTLPKHRPYGEVYLGGAGSPLSSREPFEEHLRFEKQSSDEEEWALPSPPSPEAGAIRCASFCAGFPSPDADAAHRTAAAYARAEHAQSWPSINLLLETVDSEVRSCPLCQLAFPIGYPDDALVKHIDSHLENSKI, from the exons ATGGACTCCATGTTCGAGGACGACATCAGCATCCTGACTCAGGAGGCCCTGGGGCCAGATGAGGACTGGTTGGACAGCCCCAACACAGACCTCTCGGGGGAGATGTGCTCCGCCTCCCACTTCGCCCTCATCACCGCCTACGACGACATCAAGAACCGCCTGGcggggctggagagggagaaCTCCACCCTCAAGCGCAGGCTCAAGATGTACGAGGGCaag TACCCCCTGCTCGGGGAGTTCGGGGAGGAGCACATCTTCTCCCTCTACGGGGCCAAGGAGACGTCGCTGCTCAAGAGCGAGAAGGCAtcgctgcagcagcagctcaaccAGTTCCAGCATGAG ctgcagaagagcaaagagcgcgaggagcagctggaggagatgatccAAGCCTATGAGAAGCTGTGCGTGGAGAAGGCTGACCTGGAGACCGAGCTGGGGGAGATG AGGGCACTGGTGGAGACTCACCTGAGCCGCATCcggagcctggagcagcagctgcggCAGCGCGACGGTGCCACCTTCCCCGGGCTGGgcacccctctgccagggcaggaggtgcCTTTCCTCACCCTGCACCCCAACCCCAGCCTGACCCACG CttgccaggctgggggctgggtgctgagctgcgCCGTGCCCGCAGTGCTGGAGcgtgctgggggctggcagagccGGGGGCTGGAGGCTGAGCTGGAGGCAGCACGGCAGGAGGCCCAACGTGCCCAGCACCGTGAGGAGCATCTCAAGGCCGAGTGCGAGAGGCTGCAGGCGGAGCTGAAGCATCTGCAGGACACCCGGCAGCAGGTGTGGGGCAGG gagcAGTCGGAGCGGGACATGGCCTGGGTGAAGAAGGTGGGCGACGACCA GGTGAACCTGGCACTGGCCTACACGGAGCTgacagaggagctctgcaggctgaggaacctcagctccctgcagagtCAGATCCTCcgtgccctgctgcaggagaagagcCTCAATGGGG GCCAACGCCACTCTCCGTTGTCCCAGT cccagcagcgcCGCTCGCCCGGCCCGCAGTGCCCCTCCCCGGCTCCTCCGGGGCGTTCACCAGCACCCCAATGCCAATCCCCAGCCCTCCAGCGCCGCTCGCCAGGACCCCCCAGTCAATCCCCTGCCCAGCAGCGCCGCTCGCCAGCCCCCGGCCCCTGCCAGTCCCCTGCCCAGCAGCGCCGCTCCCCGGTGCCACCTTCCTCCAACCAATCCCCTGCCCAGCAGCGTCGCTCCCCGGTGCCACCACCGCCTCCTTGCCCATCTCCGGCTTCGGCGTCGCCGCACCGGTTGCCGGCCGAGCGGATGGAGCTGGGCTACGCCAAGCCCTCCAGTCGCCACATCAAAGCTGGCTTCCAGGGCCGCCGCAGCTACTCGGAGGTGACCAACGTGGCCCTGTACCAGCAGAACCGCTCCCTCTGGCTCCAGCCCGAAGCCTCCACCCTCCCCAAGCACCGACCCTACGGGGAGGTGTATCTGGGGGGCGCGGGGTCCCCCCTCAGCTCCCGTGAGCCCTTTGAGGAGCATCTGCGCTTCGAGAAGCAATCATCCGACGAAGAGGAGTGggctctccccagcccccccagccccgAAGCTGGAGCTATTCGTTGTGCTTCCTTCTGTGCCGGCTTCCCCAGCCCCGACGCCGACGCCGCGCACCGGACGGCTGCTGCCTATGCCCGGGCAGAGCATGCCCAGTCCTGGCCCTCCATCAAC ctgctgctggagacgGTGGACTCAGAGGTGCGGAGCTGCCCGCTGTGCCAGTTGGCCTTCCCCATTGGCTACCCAGATGATGCCCTGGTCAAGCACATCGACTCCCACCTGGAGAACAGCAAGATCTGA